CATTGCCAGCTTTCTGCTGTTCCTCCAACATCTTCTGCAAATATCTTGCATGTTCTTCTATGCGTAACTGAAGCGACCTTTGTAGCTGTGCATTATTCAAATACATACAGAAATAGAATATCAACTGAATTCAAACCAATCAAATAACAAAGCTACTTAAATCGGACTCAATTGTGTCGTATTGATTGGTACATTCAGCTACGAACATGATAAATACCTCCAGCTGTTCATGCAATTGTTTCTGTACTTCCATCTGCATGCGCAAAGCTTCCGTAATATGCATTCCCCTGCTCACAAATGACGAAAAACCATTAGTTTACGTGtagattctattttttttttctagattcaaataatattaaaattaatatctaCTACAAATTTGGAACCGATATTGATTTTAACCGTTGGATATTTACTATCCAAATTTACTTTGTTTTGCAGATAATGAATTTGGATATCTATATATTCTATCCAATGGATAATGTTATCTAAGTCGAATTCAATTTTAGATAATAATATTCAAATTATTGCAGATATAAACATATTTGGATCTCAAAGCAGCTAATGCGGATTTGGATATCTGAAAAAATGCAGATGTTTGACCCGTTATCATGAGTAATCTTattcaagaaaaagaaaaagaaaaaaatgcaagAGATACCCTCTTTTCTTTCCATCGCTTTCATTGCTGCTTGAAGCTGGTTTCTTTTCTTCAGAGCTAGAAGAAGTCTTCCTCTCTGAAAAGTTCAAAAAGCCAAAAAACGTGTAAAAGCTTGCGCATTACATTAGAAGAATATGAAAAGCATAAATTCGGATATTCATTAGCCGAATTTGCTTTACTTCTGCAGATAATGAATCAATTACCTTCTTTTTTCTCTGGCATATATTTGGCAAGTCGATATTTCTGTAGAGTTAAAAGATTATATCAATATTACTGCTCAGAACATAGCTTAATTATTCATGTGAGTGTTGCATATGGAGTATCTAAAATGAATAAGTTAAAAAATTTCAtaaggtttttttatttttatttttattttgtatttgaaGGATTTTTGGGAGGGTATAATCAAGCTAAGCTTAATCTATTGAAAGGTCAAGCTCTATCGAGTTTTATTTTCAAAGCTCAAGCATGATTTGAGATGATGATCTCACGATTGACTTCAAGCTCGATAATTTGTTCTTAAGTTGGAGTTGAAATTTTCAccattaattaaaactaaaaatatatatattttaggaaagaaaaaaaaaaactccattAAGGCCGCGAGTTAAGTATTAGGACATTCGACTCACTCGATAGCTCGATATTCTCCAGTTCAACTCTACAATAACTGAGCAAAATTTAAATATTGTCTAAGCCAAACCCAAGTATTAGGATACTTGAATTGGCTCCCTCAATAGCTCGCGAGGAAAGAGTTCAATAGATAATGACCAagtaaaattcaaattttttctaAACCGAGGCTGAGAACTTGCGAGCAGTAATGTATAATTTACATCCCTAATCCTTAAAAAACATAAATCTATACTCatacaaatatgtatttaataagAGTTTCGGACACAAATATATGAAAAATCATCTTATAGAATTGCTTAAGTACCTGTAAGTGGCTTTTCACATGGTAGATAGTCAAACCTTCAACATTCATAAGCTTTAATACACCCTTTGGGGTTGCCTCTGcatcatgcattcatataatGAGCTTTTTGAATATGgaacatttatttttatatcctaaaatttttaaaatcttttaaaaattaaatggaaAATATAGATGAATTTGGTTGCAGTTTTTTTTAACTTCTGAACTAAAAACCAACTTGAATTTATATAACTATTACTCTAAATAAAAACCGAAAATCAAACCCAACACTACGTTTGAAATCAGTTTTTGGTTTTCTCGGTTTTTCTGCTTAGCCCTACTATATCCATATCTGAAAAATGAAAAAGTGGGAAAAAGAGCTACTTACTTTCAGGGCCATGAAGCTTGTTGACAGCCTCAACAAAACGCTCATGCAGCTCAGGAGTCCATCTCATTCTTGGCTTTAGAACGGCCGCAGCTGCTCCATACATTGCAGGACCATCAATTGTTGGTGAAACAGAATTAGTGTTTTGGTTGCATTTCAACTCTACAGTTGGCTTTGCTGATGAAGGTGGACATGTTCCATATATTTCCTAAATTGCCAGGCAATCAAGAGAGGATGAAAACATATATATCACTTGGACTCAATTATGTCCCATCAACATACAACATAGGTATTATCAACCTACGTTGCTCCAGGTTTTTTTGGCTCATACATGAATAACGGAATATGACCATATCCAAGTTTAAAACGTACTCATATCCAACACTCACACCTAAGCTCAAGTATCATAGTTATCAACAATTAGATATAACAAAGAACATACTTACATCAAGTCTGGGATTTTCTCCATGGTCAGTGATAGCAATGTCAAGTTCATCAGACAAAAACTGTAACTCTAACTGCTCAGTTGTGATGCCAAAATCATCACTTTCACAATGCATACCATAAAAGCAACCATCAGAGGAAGCATCTGCAGGCAGATTAAGGAAGTCCTTCATGATAATTTCAGAGTGACCCTCATTATATGGATTGTTCAAATCCTCACTAAACACGGCCGGAGATTTTGATGAATCGACGGAGGAAATGAACTGGTGGCATGTGGGAGGGTGTGGAAGAAATGGCAAATTACCGAGCTGCCGTTGTGTTTCGGATGTTGACGATGATGACAAATATAAACTGGTACAGAACACAGAAGAACTTGAAGATGCATTCTTAGCATCAGACCTTGGAGAATTGAAGGGAAAAGAAAGTCGGGATGAACATTCACCGGCCATCGGTGATTGACCTTCGGATTGTATGCTCAGAATCTTATGAGCTGGAAATGCTGCTATAGGATATGGCTCTCCAATTCCCTTGCTAGGCTCACTTTGTGTCATAAGCCCGATGCAAGGACTGCACGCTGTTGTCACCAAAGGTTACATGCTTCAAAATATTTAGAACTTCAAATCTGATTCAGTTCTGTTGATCTGAACTCAACAAAAAACGTAATCCTTCCTTCCCAGAGAAGGACCTGGAAAACACAACAGAAACTAAGCACTCAGCTTAACAGCATTGAATAAACCAAGAAAAcaaatatatttcatcattaaaatCCGATTAACCAAATGATTGAGACGATAAAAGGAAACTCAGAACTGAACTTTATATGCATACAATGCCTCCCACCAAGATCATATAAGGATCAAATGTCTTGGT
The Gossypium arboreum isolate Shixiya-1 chromosome 10, ASM2569848v2, whole genome shotgun sequence genome window above contains:
- the LOC108489089 gene encoding myb family transcription factor PHL6-like, which gives rise to MTQSEPSKGIGEPYPIAAFPAHKILSIQSEGQSPMAGECSSRLSFPFNSPRSDAKNASSSSSVFCTSLYLSSSSTSETQRQLGNLPFLPHPPTCHQFISSVDSSKSPAVFSEDLNNPYNEGHSEIIMKDFLNLPADASSDGCFYGMHCESDDFGITTEQLELQFLSDELDIAITDHGENPRLDEIYGTCPPSSAKPTVELKCNQNTNSVSPTIDGPAMYGAAAAVLKPRMRWTPELHERFVEAVNKLHGPEKATPKGVLKLMNVEGLTIYHVKSHLQKYRLAKYMPEKKEERKTSSSSEEKKPASSSNESDGKKRGGMHITEALRMQMEVQKQLHEQLELQRSLQLRIEEHARYLQKMLEEQQKAGNALVPNPNSELPSRIASETEPCESKTESPTSLPSKYKAPNVEECKLKSSPKRLRMDEAEAEVENPEQ